The following proteins are encoded in a genomic region of Glycine soja cultivar W05 chromosome 17, ASM419377v2, whole genome shotgun sequence:
- the LOC114393480 gene encoding putative ubiquitin-conjugating enzyme E2 38: MLQVLVSIQALVLNEKPYYNEPGVASSESASHVYNENAFLITCKTSYLLLRIPPSERFGFSQACNEYANGCMSVGYYSSDFPRPSKSDTSFSGVQGEDH, encoded by the coding sequence ATGCTCCAAGTGTTGGTCTCCATTCAAGCACTGGTTCTGAACGAGAAACCGTATTATAACGAGCCTGGTGTTGCGTCCTCCGAGTCGGCATCACATGTCTACAATGAGAACGCGTTTCTTATTACCTGCAAAACCTCCTATCTTCTGCTTCGGATCCCTCCCAGCGAGCGTTTCGGATTCTCTCAGGCCTGCAACGAGTACGCGAATGGGTGCATGAGTGTTGGCTATTACTCTTCTGACTTTCCTCGTCCGTCTAAGTCGGATACAAGTTTCTCAGGTGTTCAAGGTGAAGATCATTGA